TGACGCCGCGATCCAGTTTCCCGCGCAAGAGATCGATCAGCGACCCGATCCTTCCGGCGCAGGCCGATCGGACGGCTTCCCATTTCGTTTTCTTGAGCGGAGTTATGGTGATGGAAACGTTGTACAACATCGACCCGCTGACGATGGCTTTGATACGGCCGCCATGGATCTCGAGGTGACAGACCGATCCGTTCCTGACGTAGCTTCGGCCACGGGGCAGGCGGTTGGTGTAATCGCTGAACGACTCCATGTGATCGCACCATCCCTTCCCCCAGAAGGAATCGGCGATCTTGCGGCCGGCCAGTTGCACCGGTTGATGATCGAGCCCCTTCTTTTTCATCTTTGCAAGCTGCTTTTGAGCCTTTGCCCGACGTGCGGCCACCGGCACATAGGGGGCCCATCCGTATCGTCCATAACGGCTCATGTTCCTATCTCCGCTTTTTCAATATCAAGCGCCACCATCTTCAACAAAGTCTCGTCATCCATCCCGGTCAGCAAGGTCCCCGCCCCGTCCAGCAGTTCCGCCGCCAGGCCCGACTTGGCGGAAATCAATGCGTCGATCTTCTCTTCCACCGTCCCCTTGCAGATGAACTTGTGCACCATGACGTTCTTTTTCTGGCCGATGCGAAAGGCGCGGTCGGTGGCTTGATTCTCCACTGCCGGGTTCCACCAGCGGTCGAAATGGATGACATGGCCGGCAGCGGTCAGATTCAGGCCGGATCCGCCGGCCTTGAGCGAGAGGACGAAGAAAGGCGGTCCATCCTCCTGCTGGAAGCGGTCCACCAGTTTGCTCCGTTCGGCCACCGGTGTGCCGCCGTGCAGCACCAGGCCGGGGCGACCGAACAGTGTGGCAAGGAAAGCGGCGATCGGCGCGGTCATCTCCCGGAACTGGGTGAAGATCAGCGCCTTTTCCTGGCGAGAGGCGATCTCTTCGGCCAATTCCCGCAGGCGCACGAACTTGCCGCTGCGCTCCTCGGCGTAGTCGCCGTCACCCAGCGCCTGACCGGGATGGTTGCAGATCTGCTTGAACCGCATCAGCGAGGAAAGGATCAGCCCCCTGCGTTTTATCCCCTCCCGCTGTTCCGTGAGCGCCCCGGCCAGCTCCTTCACCGCCTGACCGTACAACCGCGCCTGTACCTTGCTCAGGCCGCACCAGACCGCCATCTCGACCTTGTCGGGAAGATCGCCGATGACGCTGCGGTCGGTCTTCATGCGGCGTAGGATATACGGCTGCACCAGCGTTCGCAACGGGGCATACGATGGAAGTTCGCGTTTTTCGAGCGAGGTGACGAATCGCTTGAACCGGGGTGCGGAGCCCAGAAGGCCGGGACAGAGAAAGTCGAACAGCGACCAGAGGTCGGACAACCGGTTTTCGACCGGGGTGCCGGTCAGGGCGATCCGTGCCCTTCCGGAAAGGGTCTTCACCGCCTTGGCCTGTCGCGTGCCGGGGTTTTTGATGGCTTGGGCTTCGTCCAGCACGATCAGATCCCACTCCATCTTCCCGATCCACTCCTGGCGCTGGATCATTCCGTAGGAGGTCAGCACCGCGTCGGTCGATGCCAAAACCTTGGCAGGGTCGGCGGTGATGCGCGCCAGTTCCGATCGGTCCATCGCCGATGGATGCAGGCAGACGACCGTGAGCGACGGCGCAAATCGATCCAGCTCGCTCCTCCAATTGGAAAGCAGCGAGGCCGGCAGCACCAGCAGGCTGGGGGCGGTTTTCCCGGCACGCCCCTTTTGCGTCAGCAGAAGGGAGATGACCTGAATGGTTTTACCAAGCCCCATGTCGTCG
Above is a window of Deltaproteobacteria bacterium CG2_30_66_27 DNA encoding:
- a CDS encoding ATP-dependent helicase, which gives rise to MNLTLTPSGHLRMIGSGEKIAQAFADSQAAGIMALAGGKSAPDWPLSWMFWRDFGTRYLLLLSQSQPTSERLEPLPPPDASVLAGLTLGIPPMPGAEYCSPDVLAAIWTDLDTWTMKSIARHPEGLSGFLHQYAPLWRQVGRVCFHLAENRKDPEFPFAFMATYIPRLGKNDRAQHLPLGQALREYAGADNREALLRLLEPVHEAGARCEWVRELLESGDIYHPLAWTPEEAYLFLKDVPALEERGLVVRLPDWWKKRPRPRVQVAIGSNVGETLSAKALLDFRVQLTLDGADLTPEEIAALTAAGEGLAFLRGQWVEVDGEKLRQALEQWRRVEAEAGEDGLSFMEGMRLLAGARRDLSGNDPTLEETGWAFVEAGGRLRDMLAGLREPARLAAVQADSGLQATLRPYQQTGLNWLWFLSELGLGACLADDMGLGKTIQVISLLLTQKGRAGKTAPSLLVLPASLLSNWRSELDRFAPSLTVVCLHPSAMDRSELARITADPAKVLASTDAVLTSYGMIQRQEWIGKMEWDLIVLDEAQAIKNPGTRQAKAVKTLSGRARIALTGTPVENRLSDLWSLFDFLCPGLLGSAPRFKRFVTSLEKRELPSYAPLRTLVQPYILRRMKTDRSVIGDLPDKVEMAVWCGLSKVQARLYGQAVKELAGALTEQREGIKRRGLILSSLMRFKQICNHPGQALGDGDYAEERSGKFVRLRELAEEIASRQEKALIFTQFREMTAPIAAFLATLFGRPGLVLHGGTPVAERSKLVDRFQQEDGPPFFVLSLKAGGSGLNLTAAGHVIHFDRWWNPAVENQATDRAFRIGQKKNVMVHKFICKGTVEEKIDALISAKSGLAAELLDGAGTLLTGMDDETLLKMVALDIEKAEIGT